From a single Gimesia fumaroli genomic region:
- a CDS encoding PilZ domain-containing protein, with product MEETPWSRPSIEDLKHVLESFGNSDAVNVREVDRLELSVPAEIKTSRGNIIPAMTREISRQGLGMLHKGMLNPGEVTVKLASETREFEYRVKIMWCTPCDNGMFISGGEFLTKPED from the coding sequence ATGGAAGAGACCCCATGGAGCCGTCCCTCGATTGAGGATCTCAAACACGTACTAGAGAGTTTCGGAAACAGCGATGCGGTTAACGTGAGAGAAGTTGACCGTCTGGAGCTGTCTGTTCCCGCCGAGATCAAGACATCTCGTGGAAATATCATTCCCGCAATGACCCGGGAAATCAGCCGTCAAGGGCTGGGTATGCTGCACAAAGGGATGTTGAACCCGGGTGAAGTCACCGTCAAGCTGGCCAGCGAAACGCGAGAATTCGAATACCGAGTCAAAATCATGTGGTGCACGCCTTGCGACAACGGCATGTTTATCAGCGGTGGTGAATTTTTGACCAAGCCAGAAGACTAA
- the nusB gene encoding transcription antitermination factor NusB has product MSLRKQARTLVVQMLYQIDLNPGISAGDIHTMIDEHGRNKTTRTFAWELFSGVMEYKPQLDEHIVRVAENWSLKRMAVTDRNILRLGAYELLHTDTPSPVVIDEAVELAREFGSAQSSQFVNGILDKLLHQPEAPEQSAAEQLEPPPAEKQEPEAAPPAKDEMAPRAPSPYRKSKNPWST; this is encoded by the coding sequence ATGTCTCTCCGAAAACAGGCACGAACGTTAGTCGTGCAAATGCTCTATCAAATTGATCTCAACCCCGGTATTTCTGCAGGGGACATTCATACTATGATAGACGAACATGGTCGCAATAAAACGACCCGCACTTTCGCCTGGGAGTTATTTTCTGGGGTGATGGAATATAAACCACAGCTTGATGAGCATATTGTTCGTGTCGCCGAAAACTGGTCTCTCAAGCGGATGGCGGTGACGGATCGTAATATCCTCAGACTGGGTGCCTATGAATTACTTCACACTGACACTCCGTCGCCTGTCGTGATTGATGAAGCAGTAGAATTGGCACGCGAGTTTGGCAGCGCCCAGTCCTCACAGTTTGTGAATGGAATTCTCGACAAATTATTACATCAACCGGAAGCACCAGAGCAATCAGCAGCAGAGCAACTTGAACCACCCCCGGCTGAAAAGCAGGAACCGGAAGCTGCTCCCCCCGCCAAAGACGAAATGGCGCCCCGTGCTCCATCTCCCTATCGCAAATCGAAGAATCCCTGGTCTACTTAA
- the coaE gene encoding dephospho-CoA kinase (Dephospho-CoA kinase (CoaE) performs the final step in coenzyme A biosynthesis.): MSCHTFIPTIALIGGIGSGKSAVAHKVKTLRSVKVIDADQIGHEILIFPEVQQKIREQFGTAVFNSHGEIVRSKLAKLVFGDEKQHQESLEKLEEIVHPEIHRRLEQEILLARSEGQVDAILVDAAVILEAGWKDLCDQIVFIECPFEQRFNRVTQNRGWSSAELTKRENHQLPLSEKRKLANGVIQNDQDLDAAGLALSRFIDDLLKRNKLDK; this comes from the coding sequence GTGTCTTGTCATACATTCATTCCCACAATTGCGCTGATCGGAGGGATCGGGTCTGGCAAAAGTGCGGTAGCCCATAAAGTCAAAACTTTGCGATCTGTAAAGGTAATTGATGCCGATCAAATCGGACATGAGATACTAATATTTCCAGAAGTTCAGCAGAAAATTCGAGAGCAGTTTGGAACTGCGGTGTTCAATTCACATGGAGAAATCGTCCGTTCCAAGCTTGCCAAACTTGTTTTTGGAGACGAGAAACAACATCAGGAATCATTAGAAAAACTGGAAGAAATAGTCCACCCCGAAATCCATCGGAGACTTGAGCAGGAAATTTTGTTGGCCCGGTCTGAAGGACAGGTCGATGCAATCCTGGTTGACGCGGCTGTGATTTTGGAAGCGGGCTGGAAAGATTTGTGCGATCAGATCGTATTTATTGAATGCCCCTTCGAACAACGCTTCAACAGGGTGACTCAGAACCGAGGCTGGTCGTCAGCAGAATTAACGAAACGGGAAAACCACCAACTGCCCCTCTCAGAAAAACGAAAACTCGCAAACGGTGTGATTCAAAATGACCAGGATCTGGATGCTGCCGGACTTGCGTTGTCCAGATTCATCGACGACTTATTAAAACGAAATAAATTAGACAAATGA
- a CDS encoding efflux RND transporter permease subunit: MMISSFYKKYSRQLIWGVFCTLPILTFLAELLPSNNDIETWLPKDSDVRIVYDRFKSEFGAEEVVLVAVQQGLDQPQLIEATASRIETLPTVRQCWTPGRLKKILNEFQVEKEEINHRLNGLLINSEKNVAGIVVLLSDAGIKNRAGTVEGIRAKLDYSQLTGKEVQLAGAPVVIAELDRLGSQKSNKKFFIITLLISLGLLYYSFREWKKTLATLGLTVWAINLTTALIYLGGGEMNFILGALSVMVMVFTLAISIHVHHYVSSCIDEADPITAALKIAWKPCFLATLTTTIGLFSLTVSQIGPVVQFGYAASIGTFVSLITGLGLTPAVLTLWPIDPKMVHAGASRWDFKRCANWLIDHSGRVSLATIVLVLVTGVGLFSLRTKIDPLDFLPAEGRVIQDVRAVQENLTELDSIEVIVDFGEEEIPFIQKIDRVRKLEKTIQQHPAVRHTMSLGSFFPNEFPESPFETARLLSHAQSAHGENDFVSDGERLWRISARISSGADLPQDMIYDQLTAMIDDPDVILTGVAPLLRRAQNQIFIGFWESFSMAFLIITVVMIVSLRSIKAGLVAMVPNLTPICIVFGILGWYQIPIDIGIMMTASIALGIAVDGTFHFLVRYQSQYRLTKNSAQSSRDSLLMTGEPIFTAAVITGAGMLALTLSNFVPTARFGYMMTSLLGAALVGDLILLPCLLALRPQNSEESESTDHNDSDRQQQGRHPVAPHFLKQDHLGTKGQSEKAVA; this comes from the coding sequence ATGATGATCTCTTCTTTTTACAAAAAATATAGCAGGCAACTCATCTGGGGCGTTTTTTGTACGCTTCCAATTCTGACATTTCTGGCGGAATTGCTGCCTTCGAATAACGACATCGAAACCTGGTTACCCAAAGATTCTGATGTGCGAATCGTCTATGATCGATTCAAGTCTGAATTTGGTGCAGAGGAAGTCGTCCTGGTCGCGGTACAGCAAGGTCTGGACCAGCCTCAGTTGATCGAAGCTACTGCCAGCAGAATTGAAACTTTGCCGACGGTCAGGCAGTGTTGGACTCCGGGACGGCTCAAAAAGATTCTCAATGAATTCCAGGTTGAAAAAGAAGAAATCAATCACAGGTTGAACGGCCTGTTAATCAATTCGGAAAAAAATGTTGCCGGTATTGTTGTCTTGTTGTCTGATGCAGGCATTAAAAACCGCGCCGGCACGGTCGAAGGCATCCGTGCGAAACTGGATTACAGTCAGTTGACGGGCAAAGAAGTTCAACTGGCAGGAGCGCCGGTGGTGATCGCCGAACTGGATCGTCTTGGCAGTCAGAAAAGCAATAAGAAGTTCTTTATTATCACCCTGCTGATTAGCCTGGGCCTGTTGTATTACTCCTTCCGCGAATGGAAAAAAACACTGGCGACGCTTGGCTTGACCGTCTGGGCGATCAACCTGACAACCGCCTTGATCTATCTGGGGGGCGGGGAAATGAACTTCATTCTCGGTGCCCTGTCGGTGATGGTCATGGTCTTCACCCTGGCGATTTCGATTCACGTACATCATTACGTTTCCAGCTGTATTGACGAAGCAGATCCCATTACAGCCGCTTTGAAAATTGCCTGGAAACCCTGTTTTCTGGCAACTTTGACCACGACGATTGGTCTGTTTTCGCTCACGGTCAGTCAAATTGGTCCGGTCGTTCAATTTGGCTATGCTGCCTCGATCGGTACATTCGTGTCGTTGATTACCGGCCTGGGACTGACGCCAGCGGTCTTAACACTCTGGCCCATTGATCCAAAAATGGTCCATGCAGGAGCAAGTCGCTGGGATTTCAAACGCTGTGCGAACTGGCTCATTGATCATTCTGGCCGCGTTTCCCTGGCGACGATTGTTCTCGTGCTGGTTACGGGAGTCGGGCTCTTTAGCCTCCGGACAAAAATCGATCCACTTGATTTCCTGCCGGCTGAAGGCAGAGTGATTCAGGACGTGCGTGCGGTACAGGAGAACCTGACCGAACTGGATTCAATCGAAGTCATTGTCGATTTTGGTGAGGAAGAGATTCCCTTCATTCAGAAAATCGATCGGGTTCGCAAGCTGGAAAAAACAATCCAACAACATCCTGCTGTTCGGCATACCATGTCTCTGGGAAGTTTTTTCCCGAACGAGTTTCCGGAAAGTCCGTTTGAGACAGCACGTCTGTTATCGCATGCCCAATCGGCTCACGGTGAAAATGATTTTGTTTCCGATGGTGAACGACTCTGGAGAATTTCCGCTCGAATCAGTAGCGGTGCTGATCTGCCTCAAGATATGATTTATGATCAGCTTACAGCAATGATTGATGATCCGGATGTGATTCTGACAGGTGTTGCTCCTCTACTGAGACGGGCACAAAATCAGATCTTCATCGGATTCTGGGAAAGCTTCTCGATGGCGTTTCTGATTATCACCGTGGTCATGATTGTTTCACTGCGTTCGATCAAGGCTGGTCTGGTGGCGATGGTGCCTAACCTGACTCCCATTTGTATTGTGTTCGGGATCTTAGGCTGGTACCAGATTCCAATCGATATCGGAATTATGATGACGGCCAGTATCGCCCTGGGTATCGCCGTCGATGGAACCTTTCATTTCCTGGTTCGGTATCAGAGCCAATATCGACTGACTAAGAATTCAGCGCAGTCCTCTCGCGATTCACTGCTGATGACCGGAGAGCCTATTTTCACAGCCGCTGTGATTACAGGGGCGGGAATGTTGGCTTTGACCTTAAGCAATTTTGTGCCCACCGCGCGGTTTGGATATATGATGACCTCACTTTTGGGAGCAGCTCTGGTGGGAGATCTGATCTTACTTCCCTGTCTGCTGGCGTTACGGCCGCAGAATTCAGAAGAGAGTGAATCCACTGATCACAATGACAGCGATCGGCAGCAGCAAGGGCGGCATCCTGTTGCCCCGCATTTCCTCAAGCAGGATCATCTCGGAACGAAAGGTCAGTCAGAGAAAGCAGTTGCATAA
- a CDS encoding sulfatase family protein, translating to MRRYLLMLFLIMLVGLSNRQTSAETPNVIVIMADDLGYGDVSCYGATELKTPHIDQLAAEGLRFTKGYCSASTCTPTRYSLLTGTYAFRGERTGIAPPNAPAIIKPGTETVASILNRAGYTTAVIGKWHLGLGGNGGPDWNGQLKPGPLEIGFDTCFLLPTTNDRVPQVYVQDHRVLNLDPADPLWVGNKKPSPDHPTGLTHRDSLKMDWSHGHNSTIHNGISRIGFYTGGHAARFRDEDLADKWVEKSREFIEQHKDKPFFLFFSSHDIHVPRMPHERFQGKTSLGFRGDSIVQLDWCVGELMKTLDRLQLAENTLVVFCSDNGPVLDDGYQDGALEKIGKHRAAGPYSGGKYSVYEGGTRTPFITRWKGHIQPGVSDELVCTIDLPASLAALTKQTLPQNSCRDSFNVLDALSGKDKAQGRDHLVQQNNGNNGTYALRVGEWKLHRYDKKAARNVVVEQQLANSKVPQYQLFNLTNDPAEKTDVSAEHPAVTKRLKQQLAQIIKQGSSRPGADAARQD from the coding sequence ATGCGCCGCTACCTCCTGATGCTGTTTCTGATTATGCTAGTGGGATTGTCAAACCGACAGACATCTGCCGAAACGCCGAATGTCATCGTGATTATGGCTGATGATCTGGGCTACGGCGATGTCTCCTGTTACGGTGCCACGGAACTCAAAACGCCGCACATTGATCAGTTGGCGGCCGAGGGCCTGCGATTCACCAAAGGCTATTGTTCAGCTTCGACCTGCACGCCAACGCGCTACTCACTGCTGACGGGCACTTATGCCTTTCGCGGCGAACGGACGGGAATCGCACCGCCGAACGCACCGGCGATTATCAAGCCGGGCACGGAAACAGTCGCCTCTATTCTAAATCGCGCCGGTTATACCACGGCAGTGATTGGAAAATGGCACTTGGGACTGGGCGGAAATGGGGGGCCGGACTGGAATGGACAGTTGAAGCCCGGGCCGCTGGAAATCGGCTTTGATACCTGTTTCCTGTTGCCGACGACCAACGATCGTGTACCACAGGTTTATGTGCAGGACCATCGGGTGCTCAATCTCGATCCCGCCGATCCGTTGTGGGTGGGCAACAAAAAACCAAGCCCCGATCACCCCACCGGCTTAACCCACCGTGATAGTCTGAAAATGGACTGGTCGCACGGGCACAACTCCACCATTCACAACGGCATCAGCCGCATCGGTTTTTATACGGGAGGGCATGCCGCCCGATTCCGCGATGAAGATCTGGCTGATAAGTGGGTTGAGAAATCCAGGGAATTTATCGAGCAGCACAAAGACAAACCCTTCTTTCTGTTTTTCTCATCACATGATATTCATGTCCCCCGCATGCCGCACGAACGATTTCAGGGAAAGACATCACTCGGATTTCGCGGCGATTCCATCGTGCAGCTTGATTGGTGCGTGGGTGAGTTGATGAAAACTCTCGATCGACTGCAGTTGGCGGAAAATACATTGGTCGTGTTCTGTTCCGATAACGGTCCAGTGCTCGATGATGGCTACCAGGACGGTGCACTGGAAAAAATTGGAAAACACCGCGCTGCCGGCCCCTATTCCGGCGGCAAATACAGCGTCTACGAAGGGGGAACGCGAACACCCTTCATTACCCGCTGGAAAGGCCACATCCAGCCCGGAGTGAGCGATGAACTCGTCTGTACAATCGATTTGCCCGCCAGTCTGGCTGCGCTCACAAAACAGACGCTTCCCCAAAACAGTTGCCGCGACAGTTTTAATGTGCTGGATGCCCTGTCAGGGAAAGACAAGGCACAAGGTCGTGATCACCTCGTACAACAGAATAACGGCAATAATGGTACCTATGCTTTGCGGGTCGGCGAATGGAAACTGCACCGCTATGACAAAAAGGCGGCCCGCAACGTCGTCGTGGAGCAGCAGTTGGCAAATTCGAAAGTGCCACAGTACCAGCTCTTTAATCTGACAAACGATCCTGCAGAGAAAACGGACGTTTCTGCAGAGCATCCCGCAGTCACAAAGCGACTGAAGCAGCAGCTTGCCCAAATCATCAAGCAGGGCAGCAGCAGACCTGGTGCAGACGCGGCACGGCAAGACTAA
- a CDS encoding sulfatase, with amino-acid sequence MQSLKCCSLLLSLFLTTNLLRAADQPNIIVLLADDLGYGELGCQGNPQIPTPHIDSIAADGIRFTQAYVTAPNCSPSRAGLLTGKIPTRFGYEFNPIGARNEDPGTGLPPSEQTLAELLHDQGYTTGLIGKWHLGGAADYHPYRHGFDEFFGFVHEGHYFVPPPYPGVTTMLRRKAIPGGSKGRWVSDNLIYSTHMGHDEPDYDANNPIIRGGQPVEETEYLTDAFTREAVSFIDRHQDKPFFLYLAYNAVHSPLQGKLEDMHRLKHIEDVHRRIFASMLVSLDDSVGKILKQLHKSQLDQKTLVIFLSDNGGPTRELTSSNLPLRGGKGSMYEGGLRIPFMMRWTGTLKPKQTFSQPISSMDIFSTSAVLAGVEVPANLDGRDLMPYLLQQKTGAPHEELFWRQGNRAALRKGNWKIVNHRRHRKTPVWELFNIAEDLSEEQDLASQQPEKMNELKARWNELNAQMKPPIFQ; translated from the coding sequence ATGCAATCCCTCAAATGCTGCTCACTACTGCTCTCTTTATTTTTGACAACAAATCTACTCCGGGCGGCTGACCAGCCGAATATCATTGTGCTGCTGGCCGATGACCTGGGCTATGGTGAACTCGGATGCCAGGGAAACCCACAAATACCGACGCCGCATATCGACTCAATTGCAGCAGACGGAATCCGCTTCACCCAAGCATATGTCACCGCCCCGAATTGCAGCCCATCGCGTGCCGGCCTGTTGACGGGAAAGATTCCTACTCGCTTCGGTTACGAGTTCAACCCTATCGGCGCACGGAATGAAGATCCGGGAACCGGCCTGCCCCCTTCTGAGCAAACGCTAGCCGAACTGTTACACGATCAGGGTTATACCACGGGATTGATTGGTAAATGGCACCTGGGTGGCGCTGCCGACTATCATCCTTATCGACATGGCTTTGATGAATTCTTCGGCTTCGTCCACGAAGGGCATTACTTCGTCCCGCCCCCATATCCGGGTGTGACCACGATGCTGCGTCGTAAGGCGATTCCCGGCGGTAGCAAAGGACGTTGGGTGAGCGACAATCTGATTTACTCTACTCATATGGGACACGATGAACCTGACTACGACGCTAATAATCCGATCATTCGTGGCGGGCAGCCGGTTGAGGAAACTGAATATTTGACCGATGCGTTTACGCGCGAAGCAGTCAGTTTTATTGATCGTCATCAGGACAAACCGTTCTTTCTTTACCTGGCCTACAATGCGGTGCACAGTCCTCTACAAGGCAAATTGGAAGACATGCATCGATTAAAACACATTGAAGACGTACACCGGAGAATCTTTGCGTCGATGCTGGTCTCTCTGGATGACAGCGTTGGAAAAATTCTCAAGCAATTACACAAGTCGCAGCTTGATCAGAAAACGCTGGTCATTTTTCTGAGTGATAACGGCGGCCCCACACGCGAACTGACTTCAAGTAATCTTCCCCTGCGTGGTGGAAAAGGCTCCATGTATGAGGGAGGCTTGCGGATTCCCTTTATGATGCGCTGGACGGGTACTTTGAAACCAAAGCAGACATTTTCTCAACCGATCAGCAGCATGGACATCTTCAGCACTTCAGCCGTGTTGGCTGGCGTAGAGGTTCCGGCAAATCTGGATGGTCGCGATCTGATGCCTTATCTGTTGCAACAGAAAACGGGCGCGCCGCATGAAGAACTATTCTGGCGTCAGGGAAACAGAGCCGCTCTCCGAAAAGGGAACTGGAAAATTGTCAATCATCGCCGACATCGAAAAACACCAGTCTGGGAACTGTTCAACATCGCCGAGGATCTGTCCGAGGAACAGGACCTTGCTTCACAGCAGCCAGAAAAGATGAACGAGTTGAAAGCGCGCTGGAATGAACTCAACGCACAAATGAAACCGCCGATTTTTCAATAA
- a CDS encoding SDR family oxidoreductase — MGYHLITGATGLLGRYLIRDLASAGVPLAVLVRPTRRMTVDQRIDMIMAFWDDHLGRELPRPVVLEGNINEENLGLSQEQLEWATENVDRIIHSAASLSFYSTSHESEPWRSNVGGVKKVLEFCKTANIKKMDHVSTAYVCGLRTGRIMESDVDVGQESGNDYERSKLDAELLVRSADHIESLTVFRPAIIIGDSKTGFTNTFHGFYAALQLGHTLTQMQTPDETGRLYANSRFTLDGDESKNLIPVDWVSAVMSYIITHPKHHEKTYHLTPLHPVQSRLVHDVLEATCNFYGSIFAGAGVELTDPTEAERLFYDHIRVYNSYWRDDPVFDSTNTQTAAPHLPCPHVDRELLTRLSQAAIDMNFSWNDRTPHRFGVK, encoded by the coding sequence ATGGGATATCATCTGATAACAGGTGCTACAGGATTACTGGGACGATATTTAATTCGAGACTTAGCCTCTGCGGGCGTCCCGCTGGCGGTTCTAGTCCGTCCCACACGACGGATGACCGTCGATCAGCGTATCGACATGATCATGGCCTTTTGGGATGATCATTTAGGACGTGAACTACCGCGGCCTGTTGTGCTGGAAGGGAACATTAATGAAGAAAACCTGGGGTTGAGCCAAGAGCAGCTGGAATGGGCGACTGAGAATGTTGACCGGATCATTCACTCCGCCGCCAGCCTTTCATTTTATAGCACCAGTCATGAAAGCGAGCCCTGGCGTTCCAATGTGGGCGGTGTGAAAAAGGTTCTTGAGTTCTGTAAGACAGCGAACATCAAAAAAATGGACCATGTCTCGACTGCCTATGTCTGTGGTTTACGCACGGGCCGAATTATGGAGTCAGACGTTGATGTCGGACAGGAATCCGGCAATGATTATGAACGCAGTAAACTGGATGCCGAGTTGCTGGTGCGGAGTGCCGATCATATTGAGTCGCTGACGGTCTTTCGGCCCGCGATTATCATCGGCGATTCGAAAACCGGATTCACGAACACCTTTCACGGGTTCTATGCCGCTTTACAACTGGGGCATACGTTAACTCAGATGCAGACCCCCGATGAAACAGGACGTCTCTATGCCAACTCTCGTTTTACTCTTGATGGCGATGAATCAAAGAATCTGATTCCCGTTGACTGGGTTTCTGCAGTGATGTCATACATTATTACACACCCCAAACATCATGAGAAAACGTATCACCTGACTCCGTTACATCCGGTTCAGTCCAGACTGGTGCATGATGTACTGGAAGCGACCTGTAATTTTTATGGGTCTATTTTTGCTGGTGCAGGTGTCGAGTTGACAGATCCGACCGAAGCAGAGCGGCTGTTCTATGATCATATCCGCGTGTATAATTCTTATTGGCGAGATGATCCGGTGTTTGACAGCACGAATACTCAGACCGCAGCGCCACATTTACCCTGTCCGCACGTTGATCGTGAGTTATTAACACGACTTTCGCAGGCAGCCATCGACATGAATTTCAGCTGGAATGACCGTACGCCTCATCGGTTTGGCGTTAAGTAG
- a CDS encoding deoxyribonuclease IV — protein MPLLGAHQSIAGGYYKAVDTAAKFEMDCVQIFTKNNNQWRAKPLTDKDVDLFRERLEATGVTHPCSHMSYLINLASPKDELWNKSIDAVVIELQRAEALGLEGAVMHPGSYVTSSEEEGLDRIVAAIDRIHQQTEGFATQIWLETTAGQGSNLGFRFEQLAYLLQQVQDGQRLGICVDTCHIFAAGYPLIKKSEYKATMAELDEVIGYDRIRAFHLNDSKCEFGSRKDRHENIGRGFLGLEPFRHLMNDPTFQDRPMYLETPKDEEDGVPLDQINMERLRTLCKK, from the coding sequence ATGCCTTTGTTGGGAGCACACCAGTCGATTGCTGGTGGATATTATAAAGCCGTTGATACTGCCGCCAAATTTGAGATGGATTGTGTGCAGATCTTTACCAAAAATAATAATCAATGGCGAGCCAAGCCGCTGACGGATAAAGATGTGGATCTGTTTCGGGAGCGACTGGAAGCGACGGGGGTGACTCATCCCTGTTCGCATATGAGCTATTTAATCAATCTGGCGAGTCCCAAAGATGAGTTATGGAATAAGTCTATCGACGCTGTGGTGATCGAACTGCAGCGAGCTGAGGCACTGGGACTGGAAGGCGCAGTCATGCATCCCGGGAGCTATGTGACGTCGAGTGAAGAAGAAGGACTCGACCGGATTGTGGCCGCCATTGACCGCATTCATCAGCAGACTGAAGGGTTTGCCACACAAATCTGGCTGGAGACGACGGCGGGGCAGGGGTCGAATCTCGGATTTCGGTTTGAACAATTGGCTTACCTGCTGCAGCAGGTGCAGGATGGGCAGCGATTGGGGATCTGTGTCGATACCTGTCATATCTTTGCTGCTGGCTATCCACTGATTAAAAAATCGGAATATAAAGCGACGATGGCCGAGCTGGATGAAGTGATTGGCTATGATCGCATTCGCGCCTTTCATCTGAACGACAGTAAATGCGAATTTGGCAGCCGCAAAGATCGGCATGAAAATATCGGCCGGGGCTTTCTGGGACTGGAACCGTTTCGGCATTTGATGAATGATCCGACATTTCAAGATCGGCCTATGTATCTGGAGACTCCGAAAGACGAAGAAGACGGCGTCCCGCTGGATCAGATCAATATGGAAAGGTTACGAACGCTCTGCAAGAAATAA
- the ribH gene encoding 6,7-dimethyl-8-ribityllumazine synthase, with the protein MNHKLIEGDLLARDAKFAIVVSRWNELITRRLLEGALETVRRHGGSEENVSVVWVPGSFELPLIADRLAKSGRYQAVCCLGAVIQGSTMHHDYINHQVAAGIMRSSQESGVPVLFGVLTCETMEQALDRAGGKVGNKGSEAVLAAIEMINLLQSIDQNPS; encoded by the coding sequence ATGAACCACAAACTGATTGAAGGCGATTTACTGGCCCGCGACGCAAAATTTGCGATCGTAGTTTCCCGCTGGAACGAACTGATTACCCGCCGCCTGCTGGAGGGCGCTTTGGAAACGGTGCGTCGCCACGGTGGTTCGGAAGAAAACGTTTCTGTCGTCTGGGTTCCCGGTTCGTTCGAGTTACCTCTGATTGCAGATCGACTGGCTAAAAGTGGACGCTACCAGGCCGTCTGTTGTCTGGGTGCAGTCATCCAGGGAAGTACGATGCACCACGATTATATCAATCATCAGGTGGCAGCAGGAATTATGCGCAGCAGTCAGGAAAGTGGCGTACCTGTGCTGTTTGGAGTTCTGACTTGTGAAACAATGGAGCAGGCGCTGGATCGCGCCGGCGGAAAAGTTGGTAATAAAGGGAGTGAAGCGGTGCTGGCTGCGATTGAGATGATTAACCTGCTTCAGTCAATCGATCAGAATCCGTCATAG
- the rho gene encoding transcription termination factor Rho: protein MAKSIKLQTSENDGPVASKNIEEVDPKAKREKVETRHQRESAITRAADERYEKIKQSEIHIADLQRLTMKDLMQLAKEENLTEYTGLKKQDLIFKILKERTKVNGLMFGEGTLEILPDGFGFLRSPDYHYLPCPDDIYVSPSQIRRFGLRTGAIVAGQIRPPKENERYFALLRVEAVNGCDPEILTTKVFFDDLTPLHPKERLRLSSPAGNLSTRIVDLVAPVGMGQRGLIVSPPRAGKTVMLQEMAKCVLGSHPGAYVFILLIDERPEEVTDMERQVGGDRCEVVSSTFDEPPSRHIQVSEMVIEKAKRMVEYGEDVVIFLDSITRLARAWNTEVPHSGKILSGGVDANALQHPKRFFGAARNVEEGGSLTIVATALVDTGSRMDEVIFEEFKGTGNTELHLDRRMVEKRIWPAIDVNRSGTRREELLMDEEELRRVWILRRVLNDMNPVDAMELLTNRMRRTKTNEEFLLSMNLG, encoded by the coding sequence ATGGCCAAATCCATTAAACTTCAGACTTCTGAAAATGACGGACCTGTGGCTTCAAAAAATATCGAAGAGGTAGACCCCAAGGCGAAGCGGGAAAAAGTTGAAACGCGCCATCAACGCGAATCGGCGATTACCAGAGCCGCCGATGAACGCTATGAGAAAATCAAGCAGAGTGAGATTCATATCGCCGATCTGCAGCGGCTGACGATGAAAGATCTCATGCAATTGGCCAAAGAAGAAAATCTGACCGAATACACGGGACTCAAAAAACAGGATCTGATCTTCAAGATTCTGAAAGAGCGTACCAAAGTCAACGGCCTGATGTTTGGTGAAGGCACGCTGGAGATTCTGCCGGATGGATTTGGATTTCTGCGCAGCCCCGATTATCACTATCTGCCCTGCCCGGATGACATTTATGTCTCTCCCAGCCAGATCCGCCGCTTTGGTTTACGAACCGGTGCAATCGTGGCCGGCCAGATTCGCCCCCCTAAAGAAAACGAACGTTATTTTGCGTTACTCCGCGTCGAAGCCGTTAATGGCTGTGATCCTGAAATCCTGACGACCAAAGTTTTCTTTGACGATCTGACACCACTTCACCCGAAAGAACGTCTCCGACTTTCTTCGCCTGCCGGTAATTTAAGTACGCGGATTGTCGACCTCGTAGCTCCCGTCGGAATGGGGCAACGTGGTTTGATTGTTTCTCCGCCTCGCGCCGGTAAAACAGTCATGCTGCAGGAAATGGCAAAATGTGTGCTGGGGAGTCATCCCGGTGCGTATGTCTTTATCCTGCTGATTGACGAACGACCGGAAGAAGTCACCGACATGGAACGCCAGGTCGGCGGAGATCGCTGCGAAGTCGTCAGCAGTACGTTTGATGAACCGCCGAGCCGTCATATTCAGGTATCGGAAATGGTGATTGAAAAAGCCAAGCGGATGGTCGAATACGGCGAAGACGTCGTCATCTTCCTGGATTCCATTACCCGATTGGCACGTGCCTGGAACACGGAAGTCCCACATTCTGGTAAGATCCTGTCTGGTGGTGTCGATGCCAACGCGCTGCAACACCCCAAACGGTTCTTCGGTGCCGCTCGTAATGTGGAAGAGGGGGGCAGCCTGACCATTGTCGCCACAGCCCTGGTTGATACAGGCAGCCGCATGGACGAAGTGATCTTCGAAGAATTCAAAGGAACCGGTAATACCGAACTGCACCTGGATCGTAGAATGGTCGAAAAACGGATCTGGCCTGCGATTGACGTGAATCGATCCGGAACACGACGCGAAGAACTGTTAATGGATGAAGAAGAACTCCGCAGAGTCTGGATCCTCAGACGCGTACTCAACGATATGAACCCTGTGGATGCCATGGAACTGCTGACCAACCGGATGCGTCGCACCAAAACCAATGAAGAATTTTTATTGAGTATGAATCTGGGGTAA